The following coding sequences lie in one Montipora foliosa isolate CH-2021 chromosome 11, ASM3666993v2, whole genome shotgun sequence genomic window:
- the LOC137977377 gene encoding uncharacterized protein has protein sequence MPHVKVGEAYCQGMSTGGRWLPEETSFHINCLELLAGSLAIMSFTKNKAKAQVLLLMDNISAVTYINKMRGTHSPMLSYLAKNLWDWCLTHNISVTARYIPGIQNVEADRESRVFLDSSDWKLHSGVFNGLHQIWGPLDIDLFASRISYQLDQFVSWRPDPLAIHTDAFTLDWATFRGYAFPPVALMGR, from the coding sequence ATGCCTCACGTCAAGGTTGGGGAAGCCTATTGTCAAGGGATGTCGACAGGAGGCAGATGGCTCCCCGAAGAAACTTCATTCCATATTAATTGCCTAGAATTACTAGCAGGCTCACTAGCCATAATGTCCTTCACCAAGAACAAAGCCAAGGCTCAGGTATTACTGCTGATGGACAACATTTCAGCAGTAACCTACATAAACAAAATGAGAGGGACACACTCCCCCATGCTATCTTACCTAGCCAAAAATCTATGGGATTGGTGCCTCACCCACAATATCTCGGTGACAGCGCGCTACATCCCAGGAATACAGAATGTAGAAGCGGACAGGGAATCGAGAGTATTTCTAGATTCCAGCGATTGGAAACTTCATTCAGGGGTTTTCAATGGCCTCCATCAGATCTGGGGTCCCCTGGATATCGACCTCTTTGCCTCCCGTATCTCTTACCAACTAGATCAGTTTGTAAGCTGGCGTCCAGACCCTCTAGCAATTCACACGGATGCATTCACCCTGGACTGGGCGACCTTTCGGGGTTATGCCTTTCCTCCAGTTGCGCTGATGGGCCGATGA